The proteins below are encoded in one region of Flavobacteriales bacterium:
- a CDS encoding winged helix-turn-helix transcriptional regulator: MAKTSLIDKLDLEILKLLSRDSKISFSEISNLLNVSNTTIHVRIKRLQKLEVIKNFTITIDYNKLGFNYTCYMGIYLDKASKYDTALKELKKINNITGMDFTTGKSSLFCKIRAIDSNDARLIISKIHKIEGINRTETFFSLEQLLNQKESLLSTINF; encoded by the coding sequence ATGGCTAAAACATCATTAATCGACAAATTAGACTTAGAAATTCTAAAGTTACTTTCAAGAGATTCAAAAATTTCATTTTCGGAAATTTCCAATTTATTGAATGTGTCTAATACTACCATACATGTAAGGATTAAAAGACTTCAGAAGCTGGAAGTTATAAAGAACTTTACCATCACTATTGATTACAATAAGTTAGGTTTTAATTACACCTGCTACATGGGCATTTACTTAGACAAGGCCTCAAAGTATGATACGGCTTTAAAAGAGCTCAAAAAAATTAATAATATAACAGGAATGGACTTTACAACAGGTAAGTCAAGTTTGTTTTGTAAAATAAGAGCAATTGACTCTAACGATGCCCGTCTTATCATAAGTAAAATTCATAAAATTGAAGGGATTAATAGAACAGAAACCTTCTTCTCTTTAGAGCAACTATTGAACCAAAAAGAAAGTTTATTGTCAACAATTAATTTCTAA
- a CDS encoding glycosyltransferase: MTDRVKLFLGAYINSANAQNLNCLALSKHLNKSKFEITTLSLYSEPTVSMDGVRVYRCIWPHRIFVYWAYFWNILKADVVYLPKAELLGFNSFLCQLLGKKSFSTIEGVLDETATQSMTSKGGKHFVKFHHRLSKRYSITRFMREYNYNNHNLETDKQILYLGTESDQFRISNKSKRELQNIIMIGNDLVRKGIEDFFEIAKIYTQLNFHIVGSGNEKINVNNEIQNRKLDNIVYHGSITQSEISTLLKNMQLLLFPSRSEGFPKVILETACAGVPSLVYSDYGASEWITDGQNGFVVDTLEEMKNVIKEIQKNEDLLDQVSKNAVQLGLSYDWQIKVNDWEDVIISLYTNKKV; this comes from the coding sequence ATGACGGATAGGGTAAAATTATTTTTAGGTGCATACATAAACAGTGCTAATGCACAAAACCTTAATTGCCTTGCTTTGTCCAAACATCTCAATAAATCTAAATTTGAGATCACTACATTGAGCTTGTACTCAGAGCCAACTGTAAGCATGGATGGAGTTCGTGTTTATCGATGTATATGGCCTCACCGTATTTTTGTCTATTGGGCTTATTTTTGGAATATTTTGAAAGCCGATGTGGTTTATTTACCCAAAGCTGAATTATTAGGTTTTAATTCCTTTTTATGTCAACTATTGGGTAAGAAAAGTTTCTCTACTATAGAAGGTGTATTGGATGAAACAGCTACTCAAAGTATGACTTCAAAAGGAGGCAAACATTTTGTTAAGTTTCACCATCGCCTTAGTAAGAGGTATTCTATTACTCGTTTTATGCGAGAATATAATTATAACAATCACAATCTTGAAACAGATAAACAGATCCTTTATCTTGGTACAGAATCGGACCAATTTCGCATTTCAAATAAATCTAAAAGAGAGTTGCAAAACATCATCATGATTGGTAACGATTTGGTGCGCAAAGGAATTGAAGACTTCTTTGAAATAGCAAAAATATATACGCAGTTAAACTTTCATATAGTAGGCTCTGGGAATGAAAAAATAAATGTTAATAATGAAATCCAAAATCGTAAGTTGGACAATATAGTTTACCACGGCTCTATTACTCAATCTGAAATTTCTACACTTTTAAAAAACATGCAACTTCTTCTTTTCCCTTCAAGATCAGAAGGGTTTCCAAAAGTCATTTTAGAAACAGCATGCGCTGGAGTGCCTTCATTAGTTTATTCTGATTATGGCGCTAGCGAATGGATTACTGACGGTCAAAATGGGTTTGTGGTGGATACTTTAGAGGAGATGAAAAATGTGATAAAAGAGATTCAGAAAAACGAAGATTTACTTGATCAAGTTTCTAAGAACGCGGTTCAATTAGGGCTATCATACGACTGGCAAATAAAGGTTAATGATTGGGAAGATGTCATAATATCTCTTTACACTAACAAAAAGGTATAA
- a CDS encoding T9SS type A sorting domain-containing protein — protein sequence MKKIVILYLVIFPLLTFSQVAITFSDEFYLENFPEYDNWEYDSQSFFVLPLSINDYIPIESYQFNILYNPQVVQLEEEMIAAINTNDVTSSYEVLDAVSGQQGSISAEVFEVSANQNIATVTYSHTEAISENQFDNAYAILVYLPFKKVDACSKAPLPISFTDGNIDGQYANPNQTNAFIVNESLSVESGNIITQNAFVNFNILSADVTQNGSILESTIEGGTPPYTFEWTDKMDEVLSTDSFFAPGQTGDYLFYVYDQNNCNSILYVSYDQAASINEASAFSIYPNPAQNFIEVSSTFFKTYQLFNTKGQVVDKGLINTIKLIPRNEFLSGVYFLELNNETEKIVKKIVFE from the coding sequence ATGAAAAAAATTGTTATTCTTTACCTTGTCATCTTTCCATTGCTGACATTTTCGCAAGTAGCGATTACCTTTTCCGATGAATTCTATTTAGAAAATTTTCCAGAGTACGATAATTGGGAGTACGATTCACAATCGTTTTTTGTATTGCCTTTATCAATAAACGACTATATACCCATAGAAAGCTATCAGTTCAATATTCTGTATAACCCACAAGTGGTTCAGCTTGAAGAAGAAATGATAGCCGCTATAAATACTAATGATGTTACATCATCCTATGAGGTGCTCGATGCCGTATCCGGGCAGCAAGGCAGTATTAGTGCGGAGGTGTTTGAGGTTTCTGCCAATCAGAATATAGCTACAGTAACTTATAGTCATACCGAAGCGATTTCCGAAAATCAGTTTGATAATGCTTATGCTATCTTAGTTTATTTACCGTTCAAAAAAGTTGATGCTTGTAGTAAAGCACCGTTGCCTATTTCTTTTACTGACGGAAACATCGATGGGCAATATGCCAATCCAAATCAAACCAATGCATTTATTGTTAATGAATCATTAAGCGTTGAAAGTGGTAATATTATTACTCAAAATGCATTTGTAAATTTTAATATTCTTTCGGCAGATGTAACACAAAACGGAAGCATTTTAGAGTCTACTATTGAAGGAGGTACGCCGCCTTATACTTTTGAATGGACAGATAAAATGGATGAGGTTTTATCTACAGATTCTTTCTTTGCACCAGGGCAAACAGGCGATTATCTGTTTTATGTATATGACCAAAATAATTGCAACTCTATATTGTATGTGTCTTATGATCAAGCCGCAAGTATTAATGAAGCATCGGCATTTAGTATTTACCCTAATCCAGCCCAAAATTTTATTGAAGTTTCATCAACGTTTTTCAAGACCTATCAATTATTCAATACCAAAGGTCAGGTAGTTGACAAAGGTCTAATTAACACTATCAAATTAATACCAAGAAATGAGTTTCTATCGGGAGTTTATTTCTTAGAACTCAATAACGAGACAGAAAAAATAGTCAAGAAAATTGTTTTTGAATAA